In the genome of Oncorhynchus mykiss isolate Arlee chromosome 18, USDA_OmykA_1.1, whole genome shotgun sequence, one region contains:
- the LOC110495490 gene encoding protein jagunal homolog 1-B — protein MASRAGPRATGTDGSDFQHRERVASHYQMSVALKSEIRKLNIVHVLIWLLLAAQVTVSQLNLVSHSVVAAPYQWEYPYLLSVIPSLFSFMALPKNNISYLVISMISAGLFCIAPLIYGGMEMFPVAQQLYRHGKAYRFIFGFSAVSVMYLVMVIAVQVHGWQIYYSKKLLDAWFTSTQDKKKK, from the exons ATGGCTTCCCGAGCTGGACCTCGAGCTACTGGCACAGATGGAAGTGACTTTCAGCACCGCGAGAGAGTGGCCTCACACTACCAGATGAG TGTCGCCCTCAAGTCCGAGATCCGTAAGCTGAACATCGTCCATGTTCTGATCTGGCTCCTCTTAGCTGCCCAGGTGACAGTGAGCCAGCTGAACCTAGTGTCCCACAGTGTGGTGGCTGCTCCCTACCAGTGGGAGTACCCCTACCTGCTCAGTGTCATCCCCTCCCTCTTCAGCTTCATGGCCCTGCCCAAAAACAACATCAGCTACCTGGTGATCTCCATGATCAGTGCCGGCCTCTTCTGCATAGCACCGCTCATCTACGGGGGCATGGAGATGTTCCCGGTGGCCCAGCAGCTGTACCGCCACGGCAAGGCCTACCGCTTCATCTTCGGCTTCTCTGCCGTGTCCGTCATGTACCTGGTGATGGTGATCGCGGTGCAGGTGCACGGCTGGCAGATCTACTACAGCAAGAAGCTGCTAGACGCCTGGTTCACCTCCACACAAGACAAGAAGAAGAAATGA
- the LOC110495489 gene encoding collagen alpha-1(VIII) chain — translation MAKPLPSTHLLVVALQLCLVLRHHARGAAYYGHKQPQQHLPQQHLPQQHQPMQQIPHMPLGNGYGNGNGNGNGDGLPKQQYGKEMPQHMPYGKEIPYVLPQYGQELPQMLPQMHEQPQMPPNKGKGKGQSYPSNGKGLGGPPPDDRGLQGPGPEGPPGAQGPPGPQGPPGMLGQGMPGPHGKPGPPGPQGYPGIGKPGMPGMPGKPGGGGQPGPKGDLGPGGDVGPMGMPGGPGLPGPPGLPGIGKPGGQGLPGQPGPRGEPGHKGIPGLPGLPGPKGDKGIGLPGLPGLKGPGGPPGPPGQGGLPGVGKPGLNGLPGLPGGAGKPGPPGEGGLAGPPGEGGEPGPPGLPGIGKPGHDGLPGQPGFPGGKGESGPPGLPGGSGLPGYGKPGYPGPKGDKGHGGFSGAPGPKGDKGHGGLPGQEGLPGPNGPPGLPGTIGPPGGLGFPGPKGEGGNGGPKGLPGPKGEPGPPGLPGQGGYPGEGGQPGPRGIPGPLGPKGDNGHKGLPGLPGAPGMPGSRGEGGMPGEKGHQGPKGIPGNFGPGGPLGPPGLPGPKGELGPPGKPGYPGEGKPGVPGALGPQGKPGNGGPPGQPGQPGQPGPPGPPGPPTQPPGLGEILPELGPGLDGLKQGGYKKPKNGGDRNGLEMPAFTAQLTNPFPPVGSPVVFDKLLYNGHQDYNPQTGVFSCTIPGIYYFAYHVHCKGANVWVALVKNNEPVMYTYDEYKKGSLDQASGSAVLPLQQGDTVHVQLPSDQAAGLYAGQYVHSSFSGYLLYPM, via the exons ATGGCCAAGCCCCTCCCCTCTACTCATCTATTGGTGGTGGCACTCCAGCTGTGTCTAGTACTACGCCACCATGCCCGCGGGGCGGCATATTATGGGCACAAGCAGCCGCAGCAGCACCTTCCCCAGCAGCACCTTCCCCAGCAGCACCAGCCCATGCAACAGATACCTCACATGCCCCTAGGGAACGGGTATGGGAACGGGAATGGGAACGGGAATGGGGACGGGCTGCCCAAGCAACAATACGGGAAGGAAATGCCACAACATATGCCATATGGCAAagagattccatatgtgctaCCACAGTATGGGCAAGAGCTTCCACAGATGCTTCCACAGATGCACGAACAACCCCAGATGCCACCCAATAAGGGCAAGGGAAAAG GTCAGTCATATCCCAGTAATGGGAAAGGCCTTGGAGGCCCACCACCTGATGATAGGGGACTACAGGGTCCTGGTCCCGAGGGGCCACCAGGAGCCCAAGGGcctccaggaccacagggccctCCAGGGATGCTAGGTCAAGGGATGCCCGGCCCCCATGGAAAACCAGGCCCTCCTGGTCCCCAAGGGTATCCTGGGATAGGAAAACCAGGAATGCCGGGAATGCCCGGTAAACCTGGTGGAGGTGGCCAGCCTGGTCCGAAGGGCGACCTTGGTCCTGGTGGGGATGTAGGACCAATGGGGATGCCTGGGGGGCCAGGTCTTCCAGGGCCACCAGGCCTGCCAGGCATCGGGAAGCCAGGGGGTCAGGGACTGCCTGGGCAGCCTGGGCCTCGAGGGGAGCCTGGACACAAGGGCATACCTGGATTGCCTGGTCTTCCTGGGCCCAAGGGAGACAAAGGGATTGGCTTGCCAGGATTGCCAGGTTTGAAAGGACCTGGTGGACCTCCTGGGCCTCCTGGTCAAGGGGGTTTGCCAGGGGTTGGAAAACCAGGTCTGAATGGACTACCAGGATTGCCCGGGGGGGCAGGAAAACCAGGCCCACCTGGAGAAGGAGGACTTGCTGGTCCACCAGGTGAAGGGGGAGAACCAGGACCACCTGGGCTACCAGGTATTGGCAAGCCCGGGCATGATGGTTTGCCAGGACAACCAGGGTTCCCAGGCGGTAAAGGGGAATCAGGCCCACCAGGTTTGCCAGGGGGCTCAGGCCTACCTGGTTACGGAAAGCCAGGATATCCTGGACCAAAAGGAGACAAAGGACATGGAGGTTTTTCTGGAGCTCCAGGCCCAAAAGGTGACAAAGGTCATGGAGGTCTCCCAGGGCAGGAAGGCCTTCCTGGACCCAACGGGCCACCGGGCCTGCCCGGTACCATTGGGCCACCTGGGGGTCTTGGTTTCCCAGGTCCGAAGGGAGAAGGTGGCAATGGAGGGCCAAAGGGGCTGCCAGGTCCTAAAGGTGAGCCAGGGCCTCCAGGGCTTCCTGGACAGGGTGGGTATCCTGGAGAGGGTGGTCAACCAGGACCGAGAGGTATACCAGGGCCACTGGGTCCGAAAGGGGATAACGGCCACAAAGGGTTACCTGGCCTCCCTGGAGCTCCTGGAATGCCCGGTTCAAGGGGAGAAGGTGGAATGCCTGGAGAAAAAGGTCACCAGGGACCCAAGGGAATCCCTGGAAATTTTGGTCCAGGTGGGCCACTTGGTCCTCCCGGTCTTCCTGGGCCAAAAGGCGAGCTTGGTCCTCCAGGGAAACCTGGCTACCCCGGCGAAGGTAAACCTGGTGTTCCAGGCGCTTTAGGGCCCCAAGGGAAACCTGGCAACGGTGGACCCCCTGGTCAGCCTGGACAACCAGGACAACCTGGTCCCCCTGGCCCACCCGGACCCCCCACCCAACCACCTGGTCTTGGTGAAATCCTCCCTGAGCTGGGTCCTGGTCTGGACGGTCTTAAACAAGGCGGTTACAAGAAACCAAAGAATGGAGGGGACAGGAACGGCCTGGAGATGCCAGCATTCACGGCTCAGCTCACCAATCCTTTCCCCCCCGTAGGCTCCCCTGTGGTCTTCGACAAGCTCCTGTACAATGGCCATCAGGACTACAATCCCCAAACCGGCGTCTTCAGCTGTACCATACCGGGAATCTATTACTTTGCTTACCACGTCCACTGCAAAGGAGCGAATGTGTGGGTGGCGCTGGTCAAGAACAATGAGCCTGTGATGTACACATATGATGAGTACAAAAAGGGCAGCCTGGACCAGGCGTCAGGGAGTGCTGTGCTCCCCTTACAGCAAGGAGACACTGTGCATGTACAGCTTCCATCTGACCAGGCAGCAGGACTTTATGCCGGTCAATATGTCCACTCTTCATTCTCCGGATATTTATTGTACCCAATGTaa